Below is a window of Lacibacter sp. H407 DNA.
TTGATTGAACTCCGGATCGAGCAGATCGCCAACACGTAACGCATTGCGGCCTGTTTTATCCATATAAGCCGGACCGATTCCTTTTAAGGTTGAACCGATCTTTTCATCACCCTTCGCCAATTCAGCTGCTTTATCCAAAGCCCTGTGTGTGGGAATGATGATGTTGGTACGCTGTGCAATAAAAAGATTCTCTTTTACATTTACACCCATCGACGCAACTTTTTCGCACTCACGTTTTAATGTAACAGGATCGAGTACCACACCGTTTCCGATGAGGTTTACAATGCCTTTATGAAAAATACCGCTGGGTATTTGATGCAGTACCACTTTTTCGCCATTTACATACAAAGTATGTCCGGCATTGGGGCCACCCTGGAAACGGGCAATCACATCATAATTGGGTGCAAAAAAATCAACGATCTTTCCTTTCCCTTCGTCGCCCCACTGGAGGCCCAGAATTACATCAACCATAAAATAATTTGAGTAAATAATTTGAGCGGCAAAAATAAGTGAATCACAAGCTGAAGAAGAAATAAAAATACAGTTGGGGAAAATTACTGCTCGGTGTCGTAACGTTCTACGTTCTGAATGCCCGTTAGTTTGTAAAGACGGGACACTAATTCGTCGAGTTCATCTTTATCATGCACAAAAATCTTAATGTTTCCTTCAAACACACCCTCTTTCGCTTCAATGGTAATGGCGCTGATGTTGAGACGCATTTCGCCACTGATGAGATTTGTGATCTTACTTACCACACCTACATCATCCACACCAATGATCTTTATACCGGTGAGGAAGGAAATCTCTTTGTTCTTCGCCCATTTGGTTTTCACCACACGATGACCAAAGTTGGCCAGGAGCCTTGATGCATTGGGACAAGTAGTTCGATGAATGATCAATCCCTTGCCCGTTGATACAAAGCCAAACACATCATCTCCGGGAATAGGTTTGCAGCAATTCGCCAATGTATACACAATACGGTCGCTGCTTTCTCCAAAAATGATGAGCTCCGAATCCTTGGCCGAACCTGTGCGGTTGGGATCGTATTCCGGTTTAGGCTCCATTACAGGTTTTACCGGCTTTGGTAATTCCAGTTTATCGCCATGCATCTGAAGTTCTTTCAGCTCTTTCAGATCAATTGATTTTGTGGCGATCTTATAAAACAGTTCTAACTGCGATGGCAATTTATAAAACAGCGTTAGTGTTTCTACATTGTGAACATCGAAACTTGCGCCCATCTGCTCCAGCTTGCGTTGAAGCACATACTTCCCTTCGTCTGCTACTTTTCGTTTTTCTTCTTTCAGCGCATCTTTGATCTTGCTCTTTGATTTTGCGGTGATCACAAAATTCAACCAATCTTCACTTGGCTTTTGTTTGCTGCTGGTAATGATCTCGATCTGATCACCACTGCGCAACTTGTGTGCAATAGGTACCAACTTGTGATTCACTTTTGCACCAATACAACGGCTGCCAACATCACTATGCACACTAAATGCAAAATCCAATGCAGTGGCACCCACCGGCAACATTTTTACATCGCCTTTTGGTGTGTACACATAAATTTCTTCGGTAAGGAAAGAGCTTTTGAAATCCTGTAAAAAGTCGAGAGAACTGCTGTCCTGATTACTCAATGCCTCACGAATATTATGAAACCATTTATCGAAACGGTCTTCATCGCCACTACCCTCTTTGTATTTCCAGTGTGCAGCCAACCCTTTCTCTGCAATTTCATTCATCCGTTTGGTGCGGATTTGCACTTCCACCCATTTACCTTGCGGCCCCATCACCGTTGTATGCAACGCTTCATAGCCATTACTCTTGGGGTTACTCAACCAGTCACGCAAACGTTCAGGACTGGGCGTGTACATATCTGTAACAATGGAATAAGCTTTCCAGCAATCTTCTTTTTCCCGATCGGCCGGCGAATCAATAATGATGCGGATGGCAAACA
It encodes the following:
- a CDS encoding RelA/SpoT family protein, producing MLRSLKTKLKKGDKELVRTAFEMAAEAHQTMRRKSGEPYILHPLAVAQICVEEIGLGVRSTICALLHDTVEDTDVTLEDVAREFGNEIARIIDGLTKISTVVDANSTQQAENFKKILLTLTDDPRVILIKLADRLHNMRTLDSMKREKQLKISSETVYVYAPLAHRLGLYNIKTEMEDLSMKYLEPDTYKEIARKLSETKRERSRYINEFVKPIKEKLERTGFTNYELYGRPKSIHSISNKIKKKGVSFEEVYDLFAIRIIIDSPADREKEDCWKAYSIVTDMYTPSPERLRDWLSNPKSNGYEALHTTVMGPQGKWVEVQIRTKRMNEIAEKGLAAHWKYKEGSGDEDRFDKWFHNIREALSNQDSSSLDFLQDFKSSFLTEEIYVYTPKGDVKMLPVGATALDFAFSVHSDVGSRCIGAKVNHKLVPIAHKLRSGDQIEIITSSKQKPSEDWLNFVITAKSKSKIKDALKEEKRKVADEGKYVLQRKLEQMGASFDVHNVETLTLFYKLPSQLELFYKIATKSIDLKELKELQMHGDKLELPKPVKPVMEPKPEYDPNRTGSAKDSELIIFGESSDRIVYTLANCCKPIPGDDVFGFVSTGKGLIIHRTTCPNASRLLANFGHRVVKTKWAKNKEISFLTGIKIIGVDDVGVVSKITNLISGEMRLNISAITIEAKEGVFEGNIKIFVHDKDELDELVSRLYKLTGIQNVERYDTEQ